Proteins from a genomic interval of Rosa chinensis cultivar Old Blush chromosome 2, RchiOBHm-V2, whole genome shotgun sequence:
- the LOC112189765 gene encoding uncharacterized protein LOC112189765: MDLTSPRCFQAPNFISSSVEPPPLESNTSFYGKSKNNPFADTFPDPLCKLNLKETAEFVKSFPLPPPGNGPESNRSNFLDSSAQKREGVTSVVTHKKVLEAPPTPGRPVFSFSVGNLSRKSFPSKWDDAEKWLISSSCHDSPAHHTTKVSNAKQCDNFKQQQMEVSKAVSSFQRSASLNNHNSSAKAFKGGLGSMDVLPKDKFVDDIEPILPNFKYLEPTKEGFLFKNSACENMKDAGTDQCHQIEHRDVGTEMTPLGSSTTSRCHTPFKCPSPARHNTPENRSGPLALGHSSSTNNTIDITQLQECHLAKLQLGTQYDSVASTWNSREEEEMEISKSLRHFDTGNVYAGNGYREGISEPRATAWEEEENNKCCLRYQREEAKIQAWVNLQSAKAEAHSRKLEVKIQKMRSNLEEKLMKKMAVVHRKAEELRAEARQQHTEQIHKATNQAQKMISRHNPHFSGHISCGCFPCSNHN; this comes from the exons ATGGATCTCACAAGCCCCAGATGTTTCCAAGCTCCAAACTTTATCTCATCTAGTGTG GAACCACCACCATTGGAGAGCAACACAAGCTTCTATGGGAAAAGCAAGAACAACCCATTTGCAGACACCTTCCCTGACCCACTTTGCAAGCTTAATCTCAAAGAGACAGCTGAGTTTGTCAAGTCATTCCCACTACCACCACCAGGCAATGGCCCAGAAAGCAATAGAAGCAATTTTCTTGATTCCTCAGCTCAGAAAAGAGAGGGAGTAACCTCTGTTGTCACACACAAGAAAGTTCTAGAAGCTCCTCCCACACCAGGAAGGCCTGTGTTCAGCTTCAGTGTTGGGAATCTTTCCAGAAAGAGCTTCCCTTCAAAGTGGGATGATGCTGAGAAATGGCTCATAAGTAGTTCTTGCCATGATTCTCCTGCTCACCACACCACAAAGGTTAGTAATGCCAAGCAATGTGACAACTTTAAGCAGCAACAAATGGAGGTGTCAAAAGCAGTCTCAAGCTTTCAGAGGTCTGCATCTTTGAACAATCATAATAGTTCTGCCAAAGCTTTCAAAGGGGGCTTAGGCTCTATGGATGTGCTTCCAAAAG ATAAGTTTGTGGATGACATAGAACCAATTCTGCCCAATTTCAAGTATTTGGAGCCAACTAAAGAAGGTTTTCTGTTCAAAAACTCAGCCTGTGAAAACATGAAAGATGCAGGCACAGACCAGTGTCATCAGATAGAACATCGGGATGTTGGGACAGAGATGACTCCTCTTGGCAGTTCAACAACTTCGAGGTGTCACACACCATTCAAGTGCCCATCACCGGCGCGCCATAACACTCCTGAAAATAGGTCAGGGCCATTGGCCTTGGGGCACTCTAGCAGCACCAATAACACCATTGACATTACTCAGTTGCAGGAATGCCATTTAGCTAAGCTTCAACTTGGGACACAATATGATTCAGTTGCATCGACTTGGAACTCAAGGGAAGAGGAGGAAATGGAAATATCAAAGAGCTTGAGGCATTTTGACACAGGCAATGTATATGCAGGCAATGGATACCGAGAAGGTATTTCTGAACCAAGAGCTACTGCttgggaagaggaagaaaataaCAAATGCTGCCTTAG GTATCAAAGAGAAGAAGCAAAAATTCAAGCCTGGGTCAACCTCCAAAGTGCAAAAGCAGAAGCTCATTCAAGAAAGCTCGAG gtGAAGATACAGAAGATGAGATCAAACCTGGAGGAGAAGTTGATGAAGAAGATGGCAGTTGTGCATAGAAAAGCCGAGGAATTGAGAGCAGAAGCCAGGCAACAACACACTGAACAAATTCACAAGGCCACCAACCAAGCACAGAAGATGATAAGTCGGCACAACCCTCATTTCTCTGGCCACATTTCTTGCGGTTGCTTCCCTTGCAGTAACCACAACTGA
- the LOC112187758 gene encoding pectinesterase 3, translating into MSSFKGYGKVDELEEQAFRLKTRKRLLIVTVSVIVLLAVIIGAVTGTVIHNRNSSSSPSPNTEPATQLTPSASLKAVCGVTQYPNSCFSSISSLKNSNTTDPEALFKLSLHVAINEASKLKDLPSTIKIGNDSKLESAIKVCETVFDDAVDKLNDSLSAMDVSSGEKLLSEAKINDLKTWISATMTDQETCLDSLEDINSTYVQEFRDAMQNSTEYASNSLAIVAKILGLLSNLNIPVHRRLLGYGGERSSVPEFPGWVSPGDRRLLQEQNLTAHVVVAKDGTGDFKTIQEAVNAVPKKNLTRFVIYVKQGTYEENVIMDKSTWNVMMYGDGKTKTIVSGKLNYVDGTATFNTATFAVAGRGFIAKDIGFINTAGAAKHQAVAFRSGSDQSVFYRCSFDAFQDTLYAHSNRQFYRDCDITGTIDFMFGNAAVVFQNCNIKPRQPMPNQFNTITAQGKKDPNQNTGISIQKCTISPLESNMTAPTYLGRPWKNFSTTVFLESNIDSFLNPSGWTEWIPNVDPPNTIFYAEYQNSGPGSSVDKRVTWAGYRPSLTDTEAAKFTVESFIQGNEWLPQTNVNFDSSL; encoded by the exons ATGAGTTCCTTTAAGGGCTACGGCAAAGTCGACGAGCTCGAAGAGCAAGCCTTCCGTCTCAAAACCCGCAAGCGCTTGCTCATCGTCACCGTCTCCGTCATTGTCCTCTTGGCCGTCATCATCGGCGCCGTCACCGGCACAGTCATCCACAACCGCAACAGCTCCTCTTCGCCGTCGCCGAACACCGAACCCGCCACCCAGTTGACTCCCTCCGCTTCCTTAAAAGCCGTCTGCGGCGTCACCCAGTACCCCAACTCGTGCTTCTCGAGCATCTCTTCTCTCAAAAACTCCAACACCACCGACCCGGAAGCGCTGTTCAAGCTGTCCCTGCATGTCGCCATTAACGAGGCCTCGAAGCTCAAAGACTTGCCTTCAACAATAAAGATCGGAAATGATAGCAAACTCGAAAGCGCTATTAAGGTCTGCGAGACCGTTTTCGATGATGCTGTGGATAAGCTTAACGATTCGCTCTCTGCAATGGATGTCAGTTCCGGCGAGAAGCTGTTGTCCGAGGCGAAGATCAATGACCTGAAGACGTGGATCAGCGCCACCATGACTGACCAAGAGACCTGCCTGGACTCTCTTGAAGACATCAATTCGACTTACGTTCAGGAATTCAGGGATGCTATGCAGAACTCCACAGAATACGCCAGCAACAGCCTGGCCATTGTGGCGAAAATTCTGGGGTTATTGTCCAATTTGAACATTCCGGTTCACCGGAGATTGCTCGGGTACGGAGGAGAAAGATCCTCTGTACCCGAGTTCCCGGGCTGGGTCAGCCCGGGAGACAGGAGGCTGCTGCAGGAGCAGAACCTGACCGCGCACGTGGTTGTGGCCAAGGATGGGACTGGGGATTTTAAGACCATTCAGGAGGCTGTGAATGCTGTGCCCAAGAAGAACTTGACCAGGTTTGTGATATATGTGAAGCAAGGGACGTACGAAGAAAATGTGATCATGGACAAGAGCACATGGAATGTGATGATGTATGGAGATGGCAAGACCAAGACCATTGTTTCTGGGAAGTTGAACTATGTGGATGGGACTGCAACTTTCAACACAGCCACTTTTG CTGTAGCAGGAAGAGGGTTCATTGCGAAAGATATAGGGTTCATTAACACTGCTGGAGCTGCAAAGCACCAAGCGGTGGCATTCCGATCTGGTTCCGACCAATCTGTGTTCTACAGATGCTCATTTGATGCATTCCAGGACACTCTATATGCTCACTCAAATCGACAATTCTATCGTGACTGTGACATCACTGGTACCATTGACTTCATGTTTGGCAATGCAGCTGTGGTGTTCCAGAACTGTAACATCAAGCCGAGGCAACCAATGCCAAACCAGTTCAACACAATCACTGCTCAGGGAAAGAAGGACCCCAATCAAAACACTGGCATTTCAATTCAGAAGTGCACAATCTCTCCACTCGAAAGCAACATGACGGCTCCAACATATCTTGGTAGACCTTGGAAGAACTTTTCCACCACGGTTTTCTTAGAATCCAATATTGATTCGTTCTTGAACCCATCGGGGTGGACAGAATGGATTCCCAATGTTGATCCACCTAACACCATATTTTACGCAGAATACCAAAATAGTGGACCAGGATCGAGTGTGGATAAAAGGGTTACATGGGCTGGTTACAGGCCCTCTCTCACAGATACTGAAGCAGCCAAGTTCACAGTTGAGTCCTTCATCCAAGGTAATGAATGGTTGCCTCAGACTAATGTGAATTTTGATTCATCCCTGTGA
- the LOC112188260 gene encoding alanine aminotransferase 2, mitochondrial, producing MRRFVSGRLRSLVVHSLQTKQQIRPQQQTPLFLSRFLSAAPALDFPSSMADKSPSPLTVTVGNINPKVVKCEYAVRGEIVILAGKIQEELKANPDSHPFDEILYCNIGNPQSLGQQPITYFREVLALCDHPSILDKSETQGLFSADSIERAWEVLDQIPGRATGAYSHSQGLKGLRDTIAAGIEARDGYPSDPNDLFLTDGASPAVHMMLTLLLRSEKDGILCPIPQYPLYSASIALHGGTLVPYYLDEASGWGLEISDLKKQLEDAKSKGVSVRALVVINPGNPTGQVLAEENQRQIVEFCKQEGLVLLADEVYQENIYVPDKEFHSFKKVARSMGYGETDIPLVSFQSVSKGYYGECGKRGGYMEVTGFSPEVREQIYKMASVNLCSNISGQILASLVMSPPKVGDESYELYLSEKDGILSSLKKRAKTLEDALNSLEGVTCNRAEGAMYLFPRIDLPQKAIKAAEAEKTAPDAFYCKRLLNATGIVVVPGSGFGQVPGTWHFRCTILPQEDKIPAIVNRLTEFHKKFMDEFRD from the exons ATGCGGAGATTCGTAAGCGGCAGACTCAGAAGCCTCGTCGTCCATTCTTTACAGACCAAACAGCAGATTCGCCCTCAGCAGCAGACACCTCTATTTCTCAGTCGTTTCTTGTCCGCCGCTCCAGCTCTCGACTTCCCATCTTCCATGGCTGACAAAtctccttctcctctcactGTCACTGTTGGGAATATCAATCCCAAG GTTGTGAAGTGTGAATATGCTGTCCGAGGTGAAATTGTCATTCTTGCTGGG aaaattcaagaagagTTGAAGGCTAATCCAGACTCTCATCCTTTTGATGAG ATACTTTACTGCAATATCGGAAATCCTCAGTCTCTTGGCCAGCAACCAATCACTTATTTCCGAGAG gttctTGCATTGTGTGACCATCCATCCATCTTGGACAAGAGTGAAACGCAAGGCTTGTTCAG CGCCGATTCAATTGAGCGGGCATGGGAGGTTCTAGATCAAATTCCTGGAAGAGCAACTGGTGCTTACAGTCACAGTCAG GGTCTCAAGGGGTTACGTGACACAATTGCTGCTGGAATTGAAGCTCGTGATGGATATCCTTCTGATCCAAATGATCTTTTCTTAACAGATGGTGCAAGCCCTGCG GTCCATATGATGTTGACATTGCTGTTAAGATCAGAAAAGGATGGGATTCTTTGTCCCATTCCTCAATACCCTTTGTACTCCGCTTCAATTGCGCTCCATGGTGGCACACTG GTTCCTTACTATCTTGATGAGGCATCAGGGTGGGGATTGGAAATTTCTGACTTGAAGAAGCAACTAGAGGATGCAAAGTCTAAGGGTGTCAGTGTAAGAGCCTTGGTTGTTATAAATCCAGGCAACCCAACCGGGCAG GTTCTTGCTGAGGAAAACCAACGGCAGATTGTGGAGTTCTGCAAGCAAGAAGGTCTTGTTTTACTGGCAGATGAG GTATATCAAGAGAACATATATGTTCCTGATAAGGAGTTTCATTCATTCAAGAAGGTAGCAAGGTCTATGGGATACGGTGAGACGGATATTCCACTGGTATCTTTTCAATCAGTCTCTAAAG GGTACTACGGGGAGTGTGGAAAAAGAGGTGGATACATGGAAGTCACTGGATTTAGTCCTGAAGTGAGGGAACAAATATACAAAATGGCATCGGTCAATCTTTGTTCTAATATCAGTGGTCAAATTCTTGCAAGCCTAGTCATGAGTCCACCAAAg GTTGGAGATGAATCCTATGAATTGTATCTTTCAGAGAAAGATGGAATTCTGTCATCCCTAAAAAAGCGTGCAAAG ACACTAGAGGATGCGTTGAACAGCCTGGAGGGTGTGACATGCAACAGAGCCGAGGGGGCAATGTATCTGTTTCCTCGCATAGACCTGCCTCAAAAGGCAATCAAAGCAGCAGAGGCTGAAAAGACAGCTCCAGATGCATTCTATTGCAAACGTCTTCTGAATGCCACTGGAATTGTTGTTGTTCCTGGTTCTGGTTTCGGGCAG GTTCCTGGCACCTGGCATTTTAGATGCACAATCTTGCCTCAAGAGGATAAAATTCCAGCTATCGTCAACCGTCTAACAGAGTTTCACAAAAAGTTCATGGACGAGTTTCGCGACTAG